A window from Pseudomonas moraviensis encodes these proteins:
- a CDS encoding methyl-accepting chemotaxis protein yields the protein MAAGLGTIVSGLQAGIERLAGSAQSLSAVTEQTNLEVNSQKEETEQVATAMNQMTATVHDVARNAEEAALAAQTADDKVESGQQVVRQSMARIEQLADSATSASSSIESLSAEIQNIGTVLEVIKSVAEQTNLLALNAAIEAARAGEQGRGFAVVADEVRALARRTQQSTEEIERLVSALRAAAQSSVQQIRSSGELVKLAVSDALQTESALGSIAAAVSLIQQMNQQIAAAAEEQSSVAEEINRSVTQIRASADHSSLAMRGNAASSVELAQLGGELRSMVGHFRL from the coding sequence ATGGCTGCAGGCCTTGGCACGATTGTCAGTGGCTTGCAGGCCGGGATCGAACGCCTGGCCGGTTCCGCGCAATCGCTGTCAGCGGTGACGGAGCAAACCAACCTGGAGGTCAACAGCCAGAAAGAAGAAACCGAGCAGGTGGCCACGGCCATGAATCAGATGACCGCCACTGTGCATGACGTCGCGCGCAATGCCGAAGAAGCGGCGCTGGCAGCGCAGACAGCGGATGACAAGGTCGAGAGCGGCCAGCAGGTTGTGCGCCAGAGCATGGCGCGGATCGAGCAGTTGGCCGATTCGGCGACTTCCGCCAGTTCGAGTATCGAGAGCCTCAGCGCCGAGATTCAGAATATCGGCACGGTGCTGGAGGTGATCAAGAGCGTGGCCGAGCAGACCAATCTGTTGGCGCTGAACGCGGCCATCGAAGCGGCGCGGGCCGGTGAGCAGGGCAGGGGGTTTGCGGTGGTGGCCGATGAGGTGCGCGCACTGGCACGGCGCACGCAGCAATCGACCGAGGAGATCGAGCGTCTGGTCAGTGCCTTGCGTGCGGCGGCGCAGTCGTCGGTGCAGCAGATTCGCAGCAGTGGCGAGCTGGTGAAGCTGGCGGTCAGTGATGCGTTGCAGACCGAGAGTGCGCTGGGGAGTATTGCGGCGGCGGTGTCGTTGATTCAGCAGATGAATCAGCAGATTGCGGCGGCGGCGGAGGAGCAGAGTTCGGTGGCGGAGGAAATCAATCGCAGTGTCACGCAGATTCGCGCGAGCGCGGATCACTCTTCGCTGGCGATGCGCGGGAATGCGGCTTCGAGTGTTGAGCTGGCGCAGTTGGGGGGGGAGTTGCGCTCGATGGTTGGGCATTTTCGGCTTTGA
- a CDS encoding PLP-dependent aminotransferase family protein, whose product MELRIDRQAMVPVVQQIVDGLTDWIVQSGIPPATRLPSVRQIARGNLLSQSCVVEACERLVSQGILTTRQGAGFIVAASATVSGAEPELGVFEGRHAWCDEMSATTSRLKLGQGSLPPSWREPDDLSYALREVARTDMASLFNYSSPLGLPALREQIVKRLKAMNIEACGSRLMSTSGASHALDLIVRTLFKAGDCVVVETPGHAPLFDLLRMHGVRMLEVRRTPNGPDIEMLESVLRQFRPVALFIGSHHHNPTGSCLTPAVAQRIVQLSKTYDLRVIEDDVYADLHTGNGTRLAALDHEGRVIYVGSFSKTLSSSLRVGFVLAERELVMRLAEVKMISGLGCSRLAEAVLARLMATGAYRKLVQRQRQRLNADRAAALQALEDADWEVFGKPVGGLFIWARARLKDQALVRRQAQRCGLELSAADAFSPSGEAGDWQRINVACACDPRARQFFRNTCADRPPAF is encoded by the coding sequence ATGGAACTGAGAATTGACCGACAGGCAATGGTGCCGGTCGTGCAGCAGATTGTGGACGGACTGACGGACTGGATCGTGCAAAGCGGCATCCCGCCGGCCACCCGGTTGCCCTCCGTGCGGCAAATCGCCCGGGGCAATCTGCTCAGCCAGTCGTGCGTCGTCGAAGCCTGCGAGCGCCTGGTTTCGCAGGGTATCCTGACCACGCGTCAGGGGGCCGGATTTATCGTCGCGGCGTCGGCGACCGTGAGCGGTGCAGAGCCGGAACTGGGCGTGTTCGAGGGGCGCCATGCCTGGTGTGATGAGATGAGCGCCACGACCAGTCGCCTTAAGCTGGGGCAGGGCAGCCTGCCGCCGAGCTGGCGTGAGCCCGACGACCTCAGCTACGCGTTACGCGAGGTAGCGCGGACCGACATGGCCAGTCTGTTCAATTACAGCTCGCCGCTGGGCCTGCCAGCGTTGCGCGAGCAGATCGTCAAGCGTCTCAAAGCAATGAATATCGAAGCCTGTGGCAGCCGGTTGATGAGCACCAGCGGCGCCAGTCATGCGCTGGATCTGATCGTGCGCACCTTGTTCAAGGCCGGCGACTGTGTGGTGGTGGAAACGCCTGGTCATGCACCGTTGTTTGACCTGTTGCGCATGCACGGCGTACGCATGCTCGAAGTCCGACGTACGCCGAACGGGCCGGACATCGAAATGCTTGAATCGGTGCTGCGTCAGTTTCGTCCCGTCGCTTTGTTCATCGGCAGTCACCACCACAATCCCACCGGCAGTTGCCTGACGCCCGCTGTCGCCCAGCGCATCGTGCAACTGAGCAAGACCTACGATCTGCGCGTGATCGAGGACGATGTCTATGCCGATCTGCACACGGGCAACGGCACCCGCCTCGCGGCGCTGGACCATGAGGGGCGGGTCATCTATGTGGGCAGTTTCTCCAAGACCCTGAGCAGTTCGTTGCGGGTGGGTTTTGTGCTGGCTGAGCGCGAACTTGTCATGCGCCTGGCCGAGGTCAAGATGATCAGCGGCCTGGGTTGTTCAAGGCTGGCCGAGGCAGTGCTGGCCCGCCTGATGGCGACGGGCGCGTATCGCAAACTGGTGCAGCGTCAGCGCCAGCGCTTGAATGCTGATCGCGCGGCGGCCCTGCAGGCCCTGGAAGATGCCGACTGGGAAGTGTTCGGCAAGCCGGTTGGCGGGCTGTTCATCTGGGCGCGGGCGCGGTTGAAGGATCAGGCGTTGGTGCGCAGGCAGGCGCAGCGTTGCGGGCTGGAGTTATCGGCAGCGGACGCCTTCAGTCCCAGCGGCGAGGCCGGAGACTGGCAGCGCATCAATGTCGCCTGTGCCTGCGACCCGCGTGCCCGGCAGTTTTTCCGCAATACCTGCGCGGATCGACCTCCAGCATTCTGA
- a CDS encoding NADP-dependent oxidoreductase, which yields MTNQTNRQFLLAKRPVGAATRETFTYQEVPVGEPQAGQILVKNEYLSLDPAMRGWMNEGKSYIPPVGLGEVMRALGVGKVIASNNPGFAVGDYVNGALGVQDYFLGEPRGFYKVDPKLAPLPRYLSALGMTGMTAYFALLDVGAPKAGDTVVLSGAAGAVGSVAGQIAKIKGCRVVGIAGGADKCKFLIDELGFDGAIDYKAEDVVAGLKRECPKGVDVYFDNVGGDILDAVLSRLNMKARVVICGAISQYNNKEAVKGPANYLSLLVNRARMEGFVVMDYAAQFASAAQEMAGWMANGQLKSKEDVVEGLETFPETLMKLFNGENFGKLVLKV from the coding sequence ATGACCAACCAGACCAATCGCCAGTTCCTGCTCGCCAAACGCCCAGTGGGCGCCGCGACCCGCGAGACTTTCACTTATCAGGAAGTACCGGTCGGCGAACCACAGGCCGGACAGATTCTGGTCAAGAACGAATATTTGTCTCTGGATCCGGCCATGCGCGGCTGGATGAACGAAGGCAAGTCCTACATCCCGCCGGTCGGCCTCGGAGAAGTCATGCGCGCACTGGGCGTGGGAAAAGTCATCGCCTCGAACAATCCCGGTTTTGCCGTGGGCGATTACGTCAACGGTGCCCTCGGCGTGCAGGATTATTTCCTCGGCGAGCCGCGCGGCTTCTACAAGGTCGATCCGAAACTCGCACCATTGCCGCGTTACCTGTCTGCGCTGGGCATGACCGGCATGACCGCCTACTTCGCCCTGTTAGATGTGGGCGCCCCAAAAGCCGGTGACACCGTGGTGCTGTCCGGCGCGGCAGGTGCGGTGGGCAGCGTCGCCGGGCAGATCGCCAAAATCAAAGGCTGCCGCGTCGTCGGCATTGCCGGCGGTGCCGACAAGTGCAAATTCCTCATCGACGAATTGGGCTTCGACGGCGCCATCGATTACAAGGCTGAAGACGTGGTGGCGGGACTGAAGCGCGAATGTCCGAAAGGCGTCGACGTGTACTTCGATAACGTCGGCGGCGACATTCTCGATGCGGTGCTGAGCCGCTTGAACATGAAGGCGCGGGTGGTGATCTGCGGCGCGATCAGCCAGTACAACAATAAAGAGGCGGTCAAGGGGCCGGCCAATTACCTGTCACTGCTGGTCAATCGCGCGCGTATGGAAGGTTTTGTGGTGATGGACTACGCCGCGCAGTTTGCCAGTGCCGCGCAGGAGATGGCCGGCTGGATGGCCAACGGGCAGCTCAAGAGCAAGGAAGATGTGGTTGAAGGGCTGGAGACGTTCCCGGAGACGCTGATGAAACTGTTCAACGGTGAGAACTTTGGCAAATTGGTGTTGAAGGTTTAA
- a CDS encoding SDR family oxidoreductase, with the protein MSMTFSGQVVVITGAAHGIGRATALAFAAQGLKVVVADLDAAGGEGTVALIRTAGGEAAFVRCDVTLESDVKNLMDEVINTYGRLDYAFNNAGIEIEKGKLADGSLDEFDAIMGVNVKGVWLCMKYQLPLLLAQGGGAIVNTASVAGLGAAPKMSIYAASKHAVIGLTKSAAIEYAKKKIRVNAVCPAVIDTDMFRRAYEADPKKGEFANAMHPVGRIGKVEEIASAVLYLCSDGAAFTTGHSLAVDGGVTAF; encoded by the coding sequence ATGAGCATGACGTTTTCCGGTCAGGTGGTTGTAATCACGGGTGCGGCCCACGGCATCGGCCGGGCGACCGCTCTGGCGTTTGCCGCGCAGGGCCTGAAAGTCGTGGTGGCTGACCTGGATGCGGCCGGTGGTGAAGGCACGGTGGCGCTGATTCGTACAGCCGGTGGCGAAGCGGCCTTCGTGCGCTGCGACGTAACGCTGGAAAGTGATGTAAAAAATCTGATGGACGAGGTGATCAATACCTACGGTCGGCTCGACTACGCCTTCAACAACGCCGGGATCGAAATCGAGAAAGGCAAACTTGCCGACGGTTCGCTCGACGAATTCGACGCGATCATGGGCGTCAACGTCAAAGGCGTCTGGCTGTGCATGAAGTATCAGTTGCCGTTGCTGCTGGCTCAGGGCGGTGGGGCGATCGTCAACACGGCATCGGTGGCCGGGCTGGGCGCGGCACCGAAAATGAGTATCTACGCGGCGTCGAAACATGCAGTGATCGGCCTGACCAAATCGGCGGCAATCGAATATGCGAAGAAGAAAATCCGCGTCAACGCGGTGTGCCCGGCGGTGATCGATACGGACATGTTCCGGCGTGCTTACGAAGCCGATCCGAAGAAGGGCGAATTCGCCAACGCCATGCACCCGGTCGGGCGCATCGGCAAGGTCGAGGAAATCGCCAGTGCGGTGCTGTACCTGTGCAGCGATGGCGCGGCGTTCACTACCGGGCACTCACTGGCGGTGGACGGTGGCGTGACGGCGTTCTGA